AGGAGGGTAGGTGTGAAGAAATTAATAACTTGACCCATCTCTATCCCAGCCAAACAAAGAAAGCAAGATTAACTGGGCACAAGGAATGAGAAAAACGACCTTAATATTCCACCCTTTGAGTTACAATTGGGACAACTGGGAGAGGGGGAAGAGTTGGAGTGGGATGAAGAACTAGGAGGGGCTTGACAGCTAGAGGTCTAGTCCACTTAGTTTTTGTACTGGAAGGGCTCATCGCCGGTTTCATTGAGAAGACACGTGCGGATGAGGGCTTCTGTCACCGAAAAGGGGTCACAGTTGGCAGAGGGGCGACGGTCTTCAAAGTAACCCTTCTTCTCCTGGCCAACAGTCCGGGGAATGCGTATGCTGGCGCTACGATTGGCTACACCAGCAGAAAAGTCGTTGATGTTGGAGGTTTCATGGAATCCAGTTAGGCGTCGGGCATTGTCCAGGCCTCCCTTGGGATCATAGGCGCGGATGTGGTACTGGTGCCGCTTGCTTAGTTTCTCAATGGCCTCCTCGATGTacctagaagaaacagaaaagatggCAGTCCAACCTTGTCTCCAGGTATGGAGCCAAGAATGAAGTGCACCAAAATATGATACCAGTGGTACAAACACTTCATGAAGGCAGTGGCTTCGTCTTCTTACCTGTGTGTCTCAGTGGTCAGAACAGTGCCCGACAAGCAGTAGaaagtatttgttgaaaagaccaaTCATTTGAAACTTTCTCCCCCTCATAAGCATTAAGCTTATCCACATGCCTGTATTATTAACTAATTTAGTTCTAAAAGATTTTCAAATGCATGAATTTGTCAACTTTTCCCTGTCACGACATATATATgtcacaaatatatattatatatcaatgtgtttatataatgatatatgactaataattatttgttataatttatataataattatcaCTGTGAATCAGAAGTATTACTTGGTATTTTTCAAATAGGAACAAAATGAGAATTTGAAGTGTCAACAGCTAAGGTATGTCCAGACTGAGAAGTCAAGTTTACTTAACTCTGgtaaatatttgcaagtcatccTGCAAAGGAGACTTTGCTGAGAGATTGATAAGTCTCTTCCCAAGTTTTCTGCCACAGGAGATTAAAGATGGCCCCAGCAGAAGGTACTCACTTCAGACCATTCTCCTCCCGCATGGCCTTGGTGCTGAAGTTGGTATGGCAGCCTGCACCATTCCAGTTCCCAGGAATGGGTTTAGGATCAAAGGTTGCTATCACTCCAAAGTCTTCACACACACGATGCAAGATGAAACGGGCCACCCAGAGATGATCTCCCATGCTGATTCCTTCACAAGGTCCAATTTGAAATTCCCACTAGAAACGAGAAGCTTGGCCATTAAAACAAAGCCAACTGCTCACTCCAACTCAGAAGCTCCTAAACCTGTTCTCTTCTCACCTCTACTCCAACCCATTCTTAGGTTTTGGGTTAGTGAGTGGTGTATCAGCAGCCCTTACTAGCAAAAGTCCTATATGCACCTACCTGCCCTTCATCATTGATGGACTGGAGCTATATTTACCTGGGCAGGCATGACCTCGGCATTAGTCCCCGCAATCTTGACTCCAGCATACAAGCAGGCCCGGTAATGGGCCTCCACGATGTCCCTGCCATAGGCTCTGTCTGCTCCCACACCACAGTAATATGGACCTACAAAAGCATCAAGACAAAACGCTAAGAGTCAAGAAATCCAGAGAATCCCAAAGTCAGAGATCAGAAGGCCCTTAAGCCTTGCCCTCTTGAATCACTATCCTTGCCTTCATCTGTAGGtacagggcaggggaggggcaacAGGGGAGTTCCTCTTCACCTGTGGGGCCAAAGCTTCCCCCTAAAACCttactttatacatttatatCCATTTTTGGACTTTGGTGATATGAGGGCTGTTTCGCCTTTACTGTATTATTTTGCTTCTTATTCAGAAAGTCACTCCCATCCCTGGGAAGGGGCATTCTGGAACAGTTAAGACACTTCTGGGAATTTCACCTCTAACTCAAGAAGACTTACCCTGGGGCCCCGGGAAGCCGTTGGAAGGCCAACCAAAGGGGTGCCCATCTGTCCCCATGAGGGTATATTCCTGCTCCATGCCAAACCAGGGGTGCTGGTTGCTCACCATGTCCATTATCCGTTTACAGGTGTGCCTCAAATTGGTCTCTAGAAAAAAGAGTGAACAATACGCCATCAGGGATCTGATGCTGAATACCGATGCTGATGGGAGAACAGTCTTTGGATTCTATACAACTGAGGTGTGCACTATGGGCTGAAATGACCCAGTATAGGCCTTCTTGGGATCACTGAGTCACTGAGTCAGAAAAATGAGAGAAGCTATAACTGTACATCTGTAGGAAGACTCTGCAAGACTTCAGTTTTAACTAAACTCAGTTACAACCAAGTCACATGAGAATGGATTTAGAACAGGGCAACTTTCACCTTATCTGCATTCTGGCCACCTCCCAAGCACCAAATGCCAGGCACTTAACCCTCTATTCACAAGACAGCTGCTTCTGGTTGTTagatttattcttcatttctcaGGCACTTGGAGCCATTCTATAGTTTTTGAGAATCATTTGTCCATTGGTTTACATTTGTCCTGGCCTACATTCCAGGCAGGAGGGCTGTTACTGGGGACTCCAAGACCGGCAAACAGATCTGGACAAATCAAATGCTATTTTATGCTACCAACAGACAAGACCATAGAAAGATGGGCCATATTATCTCTTCCTCAAAGGAGAAGTTCAGGGAAGAGGCTCAATCACTCAGATTCTTAAAACAGTCATGAAATAGCCTAGTCTTCCCAATACTGATTGCAGAatgtctcctccctccccttcacAGCATTTACAGATTGAGGAGAGGAATCTATAGCTGTGCTATACATACCTGCAGGCCTTCGATTGTACTTGAAAACTTCACACAACACCAGCTTGTTCGGGTCCTTACGGAAGGGGTCCCGAAACATGGCAGCAGGCACGAGATACATGTCACTGTTGGAACCTTCAGACTGTAAAGTACTAGAGCCATCGAAATTCCACTCAGGCAACTCTGGGGCAAAAAGAgggaaaattacatttaaaacgTACAGGAGCTTTCCAAGCAATGCAAATACAGCCAGCCCTTCACTCACCTTCCCATCTCTAAAGATCTCTTTTCCAGGAAGTTATTAAGGCATAAATGCCATCATTAATATGTATACCCTGGCACCTGTACCTGATCCTACAGCCCTTCCTATCTGAGTTCCAAGTAAGACCACTGTACCACTTCCTTAAATACATCAGACACTCCCTTCCCAAATGTCTTCCAGGAGACAAACTGAAGCATTCTGTTACCATTACCAGCCTATCAGTCACTTAAAATACTGAGATAGTGAAGGATTCTGATTCTTCCATTAGGCAATGTGTCGCTTCCTTCTTCTCATGCCCCCAGTGTATTCTGGCAAGTAatgtccttattttatagatgagggaacAGACAATCCTagaaagatgacttactcaaggATGTTCCCTTATTACCTATCCACCTTTCCCACTGTTTTAAAGACTGCTTTGTCTCTCTAGCTGACTGAGTTCTCTGAAGGCAGAGACCAGACTCTCACTTTGTATCTTCAGTGTCTGTGAACTATCTGCCACATAACAAGTACACAATATAGGCTTTGTATTATGATCATTCACTTATTCAAAAAGCTATCCTAAATTAGGTAGGAGGTGATACTTGGCCCCTTTCTGGAAGAGGGAAGACTATGGCTTGTTTTAGACTGAAAAATGAAGGTCACAACTATAATCTAACTGTAGCTCCTAGAGGGATAAGCAATTAAGACAGTTTAAGAATTTCCAAAAGTGCCATCAACTAAAAATCAGTCCTATTTGAAAACCATTTTAGAGCATTTGCTTCACATCTAGAAGCCCAGTGATGTGAGTATTAAGCACAGTTTTCTAAGAGTTTGTAAACTAGATGGCATTCTCAGGTTAGAGCAGTGGTTTTCTGAGGGTGCCTTAGAGTCAGGTAAGTGGGGATGCCCAGGTCGGCAGTCTCTAAGCCCCATGCCAACTCTCCATAAACCAGACGTAGTTTTTCTTCAATACACTGGCCTACATGCACAATTCCATTTAAATAAAGGGTTCCATTGTTGCTCTGCTTTGAGGCAGTGTAGGAGCTTAATGTTGACTGAATGAAGTCTGGAAAGCCCTGCCTTAGAAAAGCTTTACAAACAGAATAAAGAGGCCTAATCCAGAGGCTGAGTCAAAGGCCCACCCCTCTGCAGATCCCACCCAGCGTGTGCTCCACTCCACATTGCTGTCTCACCTTCCACACACTTGGGCTCACTGTCCAGGGTCCGGGTCTTGCAGCGCAGTCCTTCTCCAGTACCATCGATCCAGATATACATGGCCTGGACTTTCTCACCCTGAGGCAGGGACATGTACACCTGCTTGATGCCTTTATTTAAGTGGGAACTTGCTGAGGTGGTCATGGTGGAAGGTgttctggagagagagaaaaaataacattGTTAACGCCCACTCCAAACTGATCTCCTGCAAAAATGGCTTCAGAGGGACAACTGAATCAAAAGTTGTGAATCAAGGTATAAGTGCCAACTCCTTCCCCTGTGGAAGTCAACGCACAGAAAGTTATGTTTACTCACTCTTTCAGGGGGATTAGTTTTATAGTAGGCGAAAATCTCCTTTATAATAGACTGTAAAACTGATCACCACCTTTTGAAGCAATTAACACAGATGCCTGCTAAAGAAAAGATCAGGCCCTTGGTAGTAACTCAATGCCTCTTGCATCTCGGAGCTCAAAGGCTTAAGTTCCACAGCTACTGCAGATCCCAGGCTTCCAAGTTGGAACTTACACTTGTGAGGACTGTCTATTCCTTCAGTGTAGCTGAGGTAACACTAAACTATCCAAATACTAATCTATCAGaggaaacaaaccaaaccaaTACACAAATTTACAAAACATAGAACTTCTTCCAATACAAGTAAAATCCAGCCACAGAACAGGCTTGGCTTCCaaggtttctgtttttctctttgcctttcatCCTAGCTGTGGTCTTAACTGAAACCCACAGCCACTCCCCACCAAAAGAAAACCCACTACACATTTAGATTTGAGGATGAAACAAGgttacaatattttttttttttaaaggctagcAGTTTCCTACAACAAAAGCTGATTCAAACCAGATTCTAAGGGGCATGCTGCCATACTTTCCATAGGTCTCATGCAAAGTTTCACTTAAGATAGTGAGCAAGAATCACAACATTatggaattccacaagaagactTCAAGTAATTAGGAAATTTCCACTTCGAAATCAAAAAGATCTGGAATTTTAAAAGCCATGAGGCATACTAATAACTGCCAACCACTACCACAAAACctctgaaagaacagaaattctgAAGCCACAACAGCCGAAGAGGAAACGTTCCTCCCTCCGTGGCCCAGGATGGCTAGAAAGGGAACACATTGTTCTCCTCCAACGACTAGGGCAACGTTCTGAAGTACAGTGGCAAAGTTTCTATGGGCAACCGTCCATGTTTGCCCAGCTGAAAACATAACTGCTTCTCCCTCTGACAGCCTCACCACCCTTCCCCTTGGGGAAGACCAACACCCCAATATTGCCTCTAGAAGATTCAGTCGGCCAAATCCTACTTCCCACCTCCGTCCCAGAACCCTTCAGCTCCCGCTAAAAACTACAACCcacctaggcgggcggatcacctgaggtaaggagttcgagaccagtctggccaacatggtgaaacccagtctctcttaaaaatacaaaaattagccgggcctggtggtgcccgcctgtaatcccagctactcgggaagctgacacaggagaatcgcctgaaccctagaggtagaggttgcagtaagccgggagcttgcaccactgcactccagcctgggcgacagatcgagactctgtcggtgggggaaaaaaaaagaaaaaaaagctacaaCCCAATTTCTCAGCTGTCCTCTCCAACCTGTTACACCACCAATATCATGCACACTTTGTCCTAAGCCTGTTTCGGATCTCCTGCTCTTTTCCGTGAGCCAGTTGGATGCCAGCACTCTATCAACTGCTGCTGCCGTGGCGCCAAGTTTATGTGGGGGGAATGGATTCTGAAGCTTTTAGCCGTTTCTGCAGCTCTCACCAACTCCGGGGTCGTCCTCCCTGCCCCCTCACTCACCCCAGCCACAGAAAGTCAAGCGTATTGTTAGGGTTGCCCTCCTTAGCCCTTCTCTTTTTGGAGTGGCGTTCGCGCCTCTCCTCTTTCTCAGACTCGAGCTGGTCCAAGCACCGGAGCTTTCTGGGCGAGGGCGATGTCGAAGGGGACACACAGCGGTCGGCCCGGGGGGTGTCGAAACAGGCCGGTTGGTGGGTTAAGGTCTTAATCTTGACTCGAGATTTCTCCCCGGAGTTCACGGAGTAGGCGACGAAGCCGAAACAGTTGGAGGGCGACCCGGAGGAGTCTGACTTCTCGTCGTCTTCATAATTTTCATTGGTTGCTTTCTTCGTGAACTTGCGGCTGGGGGAGGATCCCCGCTTCCCGCCCCCGAGGGAGTTGTAATTATCCACTTTGAGAGCAGACCCTTCCCACTGAAATGTCCCTAAAGCGGGCGCCCCGCCCCTCGGGCCCCCGTCTGAATCTCAGGGCCTCACGGAGGTGGCCATACCCCACAGCCGAGGGGTTGCGGGGTCCCCGGGGAGGGTGGGGGCGCAGGCCGGAGGGACCGCGCGCTGCTGCTGCCTCCGCCCGGCCCAGCTTCTCCACCGACTGCGCCGAGGCCCGGGCTCTCCATTGTTCGGTCACACTGGAAGGCCCCCGGGACCCCGAGGCGGGAGCCGGCCGCGCAAACAACGCTCACTGTTACACGCCGCAATCGAGGCGTCTCAACGATCGCCAGAACCACGACGACTGCCCCACCACGAGGAAAGCAGCGAGGCGCCCGCGCCAACCAAGCGCCTTGTTTGCGGTCTGCAGGGGACCGCACCGCCACTCCATCCACAGCGCAAATACCACTGTGAGCCCCAGGGCGCGGGCCAGCCCAAAGGCCTCCAGGGGCGGCGCTTGGGCCGCAAGTAGTGAAAAGAAGATCAAAACAACTCACCCCGCCCTTCCCAGAGCCTGGCCAACGACGCGCCCCACCAGCGCCAGCCCCGGAGGGTCCAAGCCATCGGCGGCGGAAGCACGCGGGAGGAGGACTGGAGCCGGACCTCAGGCCCGGGCCAGAGAGGCCGCAGCGTAGGGCTGGGACTGGAGGGGCAGGCGGCcgaaaaaagaggctgggtggcGCGCCTCGCGGGGTAGCAGGGGCGGTGCGTGTCGCTTGGGTGCCACCGGGCCGTCCGGGGGCTTACCTGGGCGCCGAGCAAGCGGGCGGGTAAAGGCAGGCCGCGAGAGCGAGGTTAGGAGGAGAGGAGGCCGTAGTGCTGCTCACACGTTTCGCTCTTCTCCCACTCTCGACTCTGCAAGGCCGGTCGCGGCCCCGCACCCTTTATCCGCGGCCGGGGGCCGCCCCCGGTGCCCTGATTGGCTCCCAGCGGCCGGGAGCCCGGGCCGATCAGCTGATGCATTCCCCGGCCCCGCGGCCATTGGGCGaggagcccggcgggcgccgctggggtgggggcaagcgagctgggaaagaaagaaagagaaaggggcgtgggggaggggcagggcggCGTGGGGGAGGGGAGCGGAGCCGGGAGGGCGGAGGGCGGAGGGCGGAGGGGCGAGCTGCTGCCAGGCCGGGAAGCCTTCGCtcgccgcccgcccgcccgctcGCTGGCCCGCCAGGTGCCGCCCGACGGCCCCCAGCCCGGGGCCCCGAGGCTCCCAGCAAAGCGCCCTGGACCTCTGCCCTGCAGTCTTTACGGGCAATAGTTTTACGAGGAGAGCTCCCTGGGGAAATGCGGAACCAGGGAAACCGAATTTAGCCTTTTGTTGCGAGGGAGCCTCCGAACCCCGCTTCCCGCGGGCAGGGGTTAGCTTGAGAGGGAGCGCGGGCCGCGGGACCCGGGGGAACCTTGGGCGGGCCTGGGCTAGCGTGGGTGCCGCTTGGGCCTGGGGACGGGTCCGGGTTCCCAAAGCCTGGAAGAGCCGCCCGCTCCGGCTCTGTTGGCTCTGGGGAAATAAACAGAACTCTGCCATTTCACATTTGAAATCAACGTGCTGTGTCTCTAATTTCACAGAGGATTCTGGAGAGCGGTAGAAACTAAGTCTGGAGACCTGTGTCATACCGCTGGCCAGACCCTAGGCAGGTCTCTCAGGGCccaagtttcctcatctgcaaaataaagtGGTCATCGAAAACGATCTGTGGAGCCGCCCACTAGATTTGAAATTCTGTGTGCAGACTGCCCCCTGAGCAGCCGAAAGGAAATCGAGGTGTTCACTTGCCCCTTTCGAAGTCCAGGAATTGTCAAGAAATGTCTTAAACGAATTCTCCCTGGTTTTGCTTTATCAAGTGCGGCTTCTTGTtaatctggaaaatgggaatacATACCTCTCCTCTCAGCTTGCCGTGATGGTTGGGAAAATGTGTATGTGAACACAATCTTGAAATGGATGTTTGTCAGCAGATGCACAATAATTATATGTGTACCTAGAG
This region of Macaca fascicularis isolate 582-1 chromosome 1, T2T-MFA8v1.1 genomic DNA includes:
- the GLUL gene encoding glutamine synthetase, whose translation is MTTSASSHLNKGIKQVYMSLPQGEKVQAMYIWIDGTGEGLRCKTRTLDSEPKCVEELPEWNFDGSSTLQSEGSNSDMYLVPAAMFRDPFRKDPNKLVLCEVFKYNRRPAETNLRHTCKRIMDMVSNQHPWFGMEQEYTLMGTDGHPFGWPSNGFPGPQGPYYCGVGADRAYGRDIVEAHYRACLYAGVKIAGTNAEVMPAQWEFQIGPCEGISMGDHLWVARFILHRVCEDFGVIATFDPKPIPGNWNGAGCHTNFSTKAMREENGLKYIEEAIEKLSKRHQYHIRAYDPKGGLDNARRLTGFHETSNINDFSAGVANRSASIRIPRTVGQEKKGYFEDRRPSANCDPFSVTEALIRTCLLNETGDEPFQYKN